A region of Elusimicrobiota bacterium DNA encodes the following proteins:
- a CDS encoding histidine phosphatase family protein → MRVYIIRHGQSPSAAEAGVDSDAERPLSASGRQDITRLAKAL, encoded by the coding sequence ATGCGCGTCTATATTATCCGCCACGGCCAGTCCCCCTCGGCTGCTGAGGCGGGGGTGGATTCGGATGCCGAACGGCCGCTGTCCGCTTCCGGCCGGCAAGATATCACCCGATTGGCCAAGGCTCTAAA